A genomic window from Sphingobacteriales bacterium includes:
- a CDS encoding ABC transporter ATP-binding protein — translation MKELRAVNKYLIKYKWLLLLGILFVVSSNIFGLYTPQYIRYTVDIVKENLATYHLINGFQVQSIFKTQFVYFILFFSGVIFITSLIKGLLMFFMRQTIIVMSRKVEYDQKNELYEQYQQLNTSFYKRNNTGDLMSRISEDVSRVRMYIGPAIMYSINLAALFIMVIFVMFRINAYLSFLVLLPLPVLTYSIYKVSDVINKKSERISVALSALTSRAQEVFSGVRVIQSYAIDRQIQEEFYAVSEDYKKQNISLAKVESFFAPLMLLLIGLSTLLVVYIGGKEVSYGSFTTGNIAEFIFYINMLTWPVASLGWCVSLIQRAEASQKRINAFMNDPNKIKNYTDATFPAIQQISFNHVSFVYPDTGIQALTDISFDIQKGQKVAIVGKTGSGKSTIAELLLRTYDIDSGTITVNGQSIRNINLPAYRTKIGYTPQDVFLFSDTIKNNILFGKDNCPDSEVEKFAAIACVHDDILQLPKKYETVVGERGVMLSGGQKQRISIARSLIRDPEVVLLDDCLSAVDAKTERTILDNLDTLLQDKTVLFITHRIFAVMNFDRILVLENGSIAERGNHAQLMHKKGLYHDLYQLQQTETAEA, via the coding sequence ATGAAAGAGCTTAGGGCTGTCAATAAATATTTAATCAAATACAAATGGTTGCTGTTACTGGGCATCCTGTTTGTGGTAAGCTCCAATATTTTCGGTTTATATACCCCGCAATATATCCGATATACCGTCGATATCGTCAAAGAGAATCTGGCAACCTATCACCTGATCAACGGATTTCAGGTACAATCCATTTTCAAGACACAATTCGTCTATTTTATCCTGTTTTTTTCAGGCGTCATCTTTATCACATCTCTGATAAAAGGATTGCTGATGTTTTTCATGCGTCAGACAATTATCGTCATGTCGAGGAAAGTGGAGTATGACCAGAAAAACGAACTCTACGAACAATATCAGCAGCTGAACACTTCGTTTTACAAGCGCAACAACACCGGAGACCTGATGAGCCGCATCAGCGAGGATGTATCACGGGTGAGAATGTATATAGGCCCGGCCATCATGTATTCCATCAACCTGGCCGCGCTGTTCATCATGGTCATTTTCGTGATGTTCAGGATCAACGCCTACCTCAGTTTTCTGGTACTGCTGCCATTACCTGTTCTAACGTATTCCATCTACAAAGTCAGCGATGTCATCAATAAAAAAAGTGAACGTATCTCCGTGGCGCTTTCCGCGCTGACAAGCCGCGCGCAGGAAGTATTTTCGGGCGTCCGTGTCATTCAGTCCTACGCCATCGACCGGCAGATTCAGGAAGAGTTTTACGCGGTCAGCGAAGATTACAAAAAGCAAAACATCTCACTGGCGAAGGTGGAATCCTTTTTTGCGCCTTTGATGCTGCTGCTGATCGGGTTAAGTACCCTTTTAGTGGTGTATATTGGCGGAAAGGAAGTTTCCTACGGAAGTTTTACCACCGGAAATATCGCAGAGTTCATTTTTTATATCAATATGCTCACCTGGCCGGTCGCATCGCTGGGCTGGTGTGTCTCGCTGATACAACGCGCAGAGGCTTCGCAAAAACGCATCAATGCATTTATGAACGATCCGAACAAAATTAAGAACTATACAGATGCGACTTTTCCGGCCATCCAACAAATTTCGTTTAACCATGTTTCGTTTGTTTATCCCGATACCGGCATACAGGCGCTGACGGACATATCCTTCGACATACAGAAAGGACAAAAGGTGGCCATCGTCGGGAAAACCGGCAGCGGCAAATCCACCATTGCCGAACTGCTGCTGCGAACCTATGATATCGATTCGGGAACCATCACCGTCAACGGTCAATCCATCAGAAACATAAACCTGCCCGCTTACAGAACTAAAATCGGTTACACTCCGCAGGATGTCTTTTTATTTTCCGATACCATAAAAAACAACATCCTTTTCGGAAAGGATAATTGTCCGGACAGCGAAGTGGAAAAATTTGCCGCCATCGCCTGCGTGCATGATGATATCTTACAGTTACCCAAAAAATATGAAACCGTGGTGGGCGAACGCGGCGTCATGTTATCGGGCGGACAGAAACAACGCATCTCCATTGCCCGTTCATTAATCCGAGATCCGGAAGTGGTGCTGCTGGATGACTGTCTGTCGGCGGTCGATGCTAAAACGGAACGTACCATCCTGGATAATCTGGATACCCTATTACAAGACAAAACTGTTCTGTTCATTACACATAGAATTTTTGCCGTTATGAACTTTGACAGGATTCTGGTGTTAGAAAACGGAAGCATTGCTGAACGGGGAAATCATGCGCAGCTGATGCACAAAAAAGGATTGTATCATGACTTATATCAATTGCAGCAAACAGAAACGGCGGAAGCATGA
- a CDS encoding DUF3276 family protein: MTKVENEKNFDKNGVYSKRVRAGKRRTYFFDVRTTKGNDYYLTITESKKRFEDDNYDRHKIFIYKEDFVKFVNAMQETVDYIKTELLPDYDFDAHNHDDYEEREYKQDISAAKQESAQEEVKEEKEEEQKTEENPVVSAIKPPHTDEEVDKWD; encoded by the coding sequence ATGACAAAAGTGGAGAACGAAAAGAATTTTGACAAGAACGGAGTATATTCCAAAAGGGTGAGAGCCGGTAAAAGAAGAACGTACTTCTTTGATGTACGTACAACAAAAGGCAACGATTACTATCTGACGATTACAGAAAGCAAGAAACGTTTCGAAGATGACAACTATGACCGTCACAAAATTTTTATCTATAAGGAAGATTTTGTCAAGTTTGTCAATGCCATGCAGGAAACGGTAGATTACATCAAAACCGAACTGCTTCCTGATTACGATTTTGACGCACATAATCACGATGATTATGAAGAGCGCGAATACAAGCAGGATATTTCAGCGGCAAAACAGGAAAGCGCTCAGGAAGAAGTGAAAGAGGAAAAAGAGGAGGAACAGAAAACGGAAGAAAACCCAGTGGTTTCCGCCATCAAGCCTCCGCACACAGACGAGGAAGTGGATAAATGGGATTAA
- a CDS encoding bifunctional 3,4-dihydroxy-2-butanone-4-phosphate synthase/GTP cyclohydrolase II has translation MSGNPQHDTTHQLDSIESAIEAIKNGKLVIVVDDEDRENEGDFITAARNVTPEIINFMATHGRGLICVPLLEDRCDALQLELMVNSNSSHYDTPFTVSVDLIGHGCSTGISAADRSKTIQALIDPAIDPKVFGKPGHIFPLRARREGVLRRTGHTEAAIDLARLAGFEPAGVLVEIMNEDGTMARLNDLYLIADKFDMRIISIKDLVEYRLKNDRLIERMVEVNMPTKYGDFKLIAYKQLTTNEEHFALVKGEWQNDEPVLVRVHSSCVTGDILGSLRCDCGDQLHNAMKMVEKEGKGVILYMMQEGRGIGFMNKLRAYKLQEEGMDTVDANLALGFKADQRDFGIGAQILRDLNIAKMKLITNNPKKRAALKGYGLEIVENVPIETIPNKFNETYLKTKRDKMGHELLGKD, from the coding sequence ATGTCTGGCAACCCACAACACGATACAACCCATCAGCTGGATTCCATAGAATCCGCCATTGAGGCTATCAAAAACGGAAAACTCGTTATCGTAGTGGATGACGAAGACCGCGAGAACGAAGGTGATTTCATCACCGCCGCCCGCAATGTCACCCCTGAAATCATCAATTTCATGGCCACGCACGGGCGCGGGCTGATTTGCGTACCTCTGCTGGAAGACCGTTGCGATGCCCTGCAGCTAGAGTTGATGGTGAATTCCAATTCATCCCATTACGATACACCATTCACCGTTTCGGTGGACCTGATCGGGCACGGCTGCTCTACGGGCATTTCCGCAGCAGACCGTTCCAAGACCATACAGGCATTGATTGACCCGGCTATCGACCCGAAAGTATTTGGCAAACCGGGGCATATTTTCCCGCTGCGCGCCAGAAGGGAAGGGGTGCTGCGCCGTACCGGCCATACCGAAGCGGCCATTGACCTCGCCAGGCTGGCGGGTTTTGAACCGGCGGGTGTACTGGTGGAAATCATGAACGAAGACGGCACCATGGCGCGCCTGAACGATTTGTACCTGATTGCCGATAAATTTGATATGCGCATCATTTCCATCAAGGACCTGGTGGAATACAGGCTAAAAAACGACCGACTGATCGAGCGGATGGTGGAAGTGAACATGCCGACCAAATACGGCGACTTTAAACTGATTGCCTATAAACAACTTACCACGAATGAAGAGCATTTCGCTCTGGTGAAAGGCGAGTGGCAGAACGATGAGCCGGTGCTGGTGCGCGTGCATTCGTCCTGTGTGACGGGAGATATTTTAGGCTCTCTGCGCTGTGACTGCGGCGATCAGCTGCACAATGCCATGAAGATGGTGGAAAAGGAAGGCAAAGGCGTTATCCTCTATATGATGCAGGAAGGCAGGGGTATAGGTTTTATGAATAAGCTGAGAGCCTACAAACTGCAGGAAGAAGGCATGGATACGGTAGATGCCAACCTGGCGCTGGGCTTTAAGGCGGATCAGCGTGATTTCGGTATCGGCGCACAGATTCTGCGCGATTTGAATATTGCTAAAATGAAACTGATCACCAATAATCCTAAAAAACGCGCAGCGTTGAAAGGATATGGATTGGAAATAGTGGAAAATGTGCCGATTGAAACGATTCCCAATAAATTCAATGAAACCTATCTCAAAACCAAGAGAGATAAGATGGGGCATGAACTGTTAGGCAAAGATTAG